The following is a genomic window from Bacteroidia bacterium.
GAAAACGGCGTGGAATTTCTCTCCAAACCCCAACGCGAAATTTTCCTGGTCTGAGCGGTGTTGAATCCTTGTCGTACCTCACGGCATCGAATGAAAGATGCATGAACAGCACGGATGATACATGAACACACTCGCAATTGCCAGGAAAATGCTCCCCGTGGTCATCGGTACGGGCGCAGGATACGCCTACTGGTATTTCATCGGCTGCCTTAACGGCAGTTGTCCGATTACCGGTACCTGGTACACCAGTACGCTCTACGGAGCCCTGGTAGGCGCTACCTGGCTGCTCCCGGGAAAGAAGAAAACGAAGAACACGACAACGGAACACATACCATCAGATCAGCAACCTGAACAGAGGTAATACATGCCCATTTTCGAATATCGCTGCAATGACTGCGCAAATACGTTTGACATTCTGCACAAGGGCGCGGAGAATCAGGATCTGATTCAATGCCCCGAATGTCACTCGAAAAATGCCGTAAAAAAATTCTCCACCTTCGCCGCTTCCGTCGGAAGCACCGCCTCCTCGTTCGATGCCGGATGCGCCACCGGATCTTGTGGCGTTCCGAGCTACGGCGGTGGCTGCGCGAACGGCATGTGTGGACTGGGATAGACCACCGATGAAAGTCCCCTCTTCCCTGAAATCGGTGGCGCTCCTCCTGACCGTCATCGCCGTAGTAAGTTACGCCTCCGCCTGCGCACAGCAGGGCGGTATCCCATCCTCCACGGTGACACAAATGCGGGATGCCATCGCGAAAAAGGGCCCGGGCAAAGTGATTGTGTTGGACGTCCGCACCGCTCCCGAACTCACGAGTGAACTCGGCAAACTGGATGGCATTGTGCATATCCCATTGAGTGAACTGTCTTCGCGCGTCAACGAACTCGCAAAATACAAATCCTCCGAAATCCATGTGATCTGCCGCAGCGGGAATCGCTCGGTCGCCGCCACCCAGATCCTTCGCCAGAAGGGCTACACCGCCTTCAACGTGCAGGGAGGGATGCTGTCCTGGCGCAGCACCTTCGGATCGGTAAACAAATAAGCGCACACCCCGTATCGGGCAGCCGGCTCCCGGAAAGGACGGCAATGACAGAAGAAAAAAGATAACGGGCGGAACGATGCACAACGTTCCGCCCGTCTGCTTGCTGTGAACCCGCTATCGGTTGACCGCTGCCTCCGGCGGCCAATCCGGCAATGGTCAGAGGATTTTCACCAGACGTTCGATATCATTTCCGCCTTCGAGAAACCACACCGTGGTCGCGTCGCTGAGCTTCAGCGCACGTTTTTTCCCGGCATTCACGTTCCACTTCTTCCGCACATCCTCTTTGCGAAAACCGGCCGCCGCGATGAACGTATCCACATCGCGGGGGGAGCGGAAGCGAAGCATGCCCACATCGGTGGCGGACTTCCCGGCCCCGCTGCGCGTGTGAAAAACGTCGCAGCGTGCGATACCCTCGAGCAATCCGGACCAGTCCGCAAGTGAGCCCTGTATGGCAAGTGGTCCTTGCATCAAACGGAGCTCGTTCTTCTGCCTGGAGAGTGCGCCGGTCGTGAACACTTCAGGAGGCATAAAGTCCTTCCCTTCGATGCGCTTCAGCAATGCGACAGCGGCTTTCCGGGCGGCACTTCTGCTCTCTTCACTCTTGTCGTAGATGGTAATGTTCACAAGTACGGAACCGCGGGTAAACAGAATCTGATTCGACGTCACGCAACTCCACATCGCTCCGTCCAGTGTGGACGTACAGTTTCTCCGGGAGATGGACCACATGCCGAAAGCGGCGGCGGGGGTGGCCATCTCATACACATCGGCCACAAATTCCTGCTTCCCCTTCTGACAGCGCCAGGCCGTTACCATCCTGAATCCGTACTCCAAATACAATTCCGCCCCGCCGTTTATATAGCCGAAGAGCTGCTTGTCGTTATAGCGGTCCGGTTGTTCGATGCTCCAGCCGGGTATGTCGGCAGTATTGAGTGAAGGTGCGCCCTTTTGCGCAGCACACGGTTCGATTATTGCAAGAACTGCCCACGTGAAATACAGCACGAATTTCATGGTCTAGCCTTTCAAAGAAGTTTTCACATGCGTGATGCGGGCGGGATCCGCGACACCGAGCTTGTAACTTTCGGCCATGGTCATGAAACCGATGGCGCGGGGGGATTCCTGTTTCTGCACCCCTTCGGCGATGCGCTTGGCAAGGACAATGTCATATCCAACGCGGTCTGTGGCCACGGGGTCGCTCCCAACGAGAATGCGTTTGAATTCAGTGATGAATTGCGGATTCGCCGCCGGTCCGCCGTTGTAACACCCGATCATTCCATCCACAATGTTGAGCACGGTCTTGTCGCGGAGGGGTTCGAAACAGGGCACCTGCGCGCAGGTCTCGGCCCAGAGCTGCTTGTGCAGGCGGGCTGTGTTGGAAATGGCTCCGTAGGCGAGGTTTTTCATGCAGAGTGTGACGGAGCTGCCGGCATTTTTCAGAATGGGGATGTTGATCACTTTCGTGAGCTCCTGTGTGAGCAATGAGTGGAAGTACGAGAACTTCCCTTCGTTGATCATGTACGGAAGTGTTTCCTCATCATAGCTCTCCTCGCAGTCGGCCCAGTAATACACGCTTTCATCGATGCGGTCGAGGCTGTACAGCATTTTCCGCTCATCGTAGAATGATCCGGAAGCGTCTTTGCATTCCGCGCCCCAGATACGAATGCCGGGATAGGCCTCACGCGTGAAACCGGTTTCATGCAATTCGAATTCGCGTCTGTCCCAGATCACGATACGGTCGCGCGGGATGCCGGCCTGTTCCAATTGCGCGATCACCGCGAGGGTAATGGCATGGCTGGTGCTCAACAACTTACCGGCGACGGGATTCACCTTCAGGCCGATGTAGTCTTCCGGTGTGACGAAGCGCAGCCACGCCTCTTTCAGCGATGCCGCACCCGTGAGTTCCAGCATCGCCCGTTCGAGCATTTTCATCGCGCGCTCGTTGTCCGGAACGCCATTGGCGACGCAGGTGTCGTCCTGCACGTCCACGACGCGCCCCGGGTACAGTCCCGGCATCGATTGCGCTGTGCGGGGTACGGCGAGCGCTTCGGCAATATTCGTTTTCGGCGTGAGAGGCGGATCTTCCGCGTGAAGAAAGCCCGATGGGATGTGCGGCAGTACTGTAGCGACGAAGCCCCCGAGTGCAAGGGTCCGGAGAAAGTCGCGTCTGTCCGTATCATGGTGTTGCATACCGAAATCTCCTTTGTTTTGATATTCTATCTACGATGTTTCGCGGACAAAGGCAAACGGCGCGACCGGACGCCGCGCCGACGGCATGCGTTGCGGAGGATGTGGTCAGGACGGGAACACAAGTGAAAAAAAAAGCGGAAAGATCGCTCTTTCCGCTTGAGAATCCGAGGGGGATGGATCAGATCATGCTTTTGACTTCCACCAGAAGATCCGTGCCGTCGCCGCTCTTGGTCTCCCAGGATCTCACCAGCGCGGCGCAGTGCTTGGCGACGCGTTCCGAGGAGTCGTATTTCGCGCGGCGCTCGACGGCGAAGCGGCCGAGATCGGAGTCGAGATGGTACAGCGCCAAAGCGGCAAGAATGCGGAATTCGGGTTTCTCGTCGCTTTTCAGCGTTTCGAGCATCGGGAGCACGGCATAGCTGAGATCCATCTGCGGCTTTTCTTTCTTCATGTCGATCAGCAGCTGCATTGTTCCGGCGCGGACTTCAAGCGACGGATGTTGCAGGTTCGCGATGACGTTGGTTTCGATCAGCTTCGCCTGCCTCTCACCCGGGGAGGACGGTTGCTGAGCAAAGGCGTTCGTACCAAGGAAGGCGAGACAAATGGCAAGGGCGGTTAGCGTCGTTTTCATGACGTCATCTCCTGTATTCAATACGTTGTTGATTGCGTGCGTAAGAGTGTGTACGCGATCGCGAGGGAGATGTTACAAAAGAAAAATTTTCTTTTTCTTTTTTACGGTCCGCGTCCTATCTCTCCATCGATCATCAAACGGCCCGTGCGAACAGCGCTGTTCGGGAGCGGTAGCTCGCTCAAAAAAAAAGCGGAAAGATTGCTCTTTCCGCCTCCCATCCGGGGTGTGATGGTTCAGTTCATGCTGTGTACTTCGGCCATAAGATTGGTACCGTAGCTGCTCTTGTTGTCCCAGGATTTCACCAGCGCGGCGCAGTGCTTGGCGACGCGTTCCGAAGAGTCGTATTTCGCGCGGCGTTCGACGGCAAAGCGGCCGAGATCGGAGTCGAGATGGTACAGCGCCAAAGCGGCAAGGATACGGAATTCAGGCTTCTCGTCACTTTTCAACGTCTCGAGCATCGGAAGGACGGCATAGCTGAGATCCTGCTGCGGCCATTCCTTTTTCATATCGATGAGCAGCTGCATGGTGCCGGCGCGGACTTCAAGCGACGGGTGCTGCAGGTTTGCGATGACGTTGGTTTCGATCAGCTTCGCCTGCCGCTCGCTCGGGGCGACGGGTTGCTGGGCGTGGACGGTAGTACTGAGAAAGGCGAGGCAAAGAATAAGGGCGGTCAGCGTCGTTTTCATGACGTCATCTCCTGTATGCAAAGTGTGTTTGTTTTCGCGTTCGTAGGAGAGTGTACGAGGGCGCTGATTCAAAGTTGCGGCGAGGGGAAACTATTTTCTACGACAGACGATGGCTGCACGTTCCTGCTGCCGTGAATTCGTCGTCTGGAAGGGCACGGACCTCAGCGACCGGGCCTTCGCGTCATGTACTGTAACGGTAAGGCGTTCCCTTCAGTGGCGAGAAATATACCCCGAGAATCTTTATCGTAACACACCGCTTCCGCCTGTGGCTGGACGGGAGCGCCATGCACCGCCCGCGGGGTGCTTTGCAGCAACTGCAGCGGTGACCCGATCCCCCGGTATTCGTACAGGGCGGCGTAGGTCCGCAGGAGCACGGCTGAACGGTCGGCGGCCAGATCCGCGGCGGTCACCAGACGCAGCGGCGAGAAGGGCGACGGGATGCGCAGTACGCCTACGGCTTCGAGTACGATAGTCGTATCACCGGCTTTCCAGGGGGCCCGGTACACACCGCAGCTTTCCTCACCGCTTTTCGCGATAAGGTACAGTATTTCGCCGACGGGATCCACGAACAGGGCCTCGCTATCGCGCGCACCGTCCGGATAGCGCAGATGCATGCGCTCGGCGCCGACCGTATACACGGACTCCGGCGCCGCGGGATCCACTGCGGGTTCCGTACAGCGGTACACCGTGACAGTCTGCCTCGTGGCGCCGTTGTCGCCTACGTCGGCGATGTACAGACGCGGAATCCCGTCGATTTTCGCGGAGGCCATATCCTCCCAATCAATGGCCATGGCGCCGTTCACGTTCACGACCGCAATCAACCGTCCTGTCGAATCGATGGCGTACAGGCGCGCTTTGTCTCCACTGTCGTTATGCGCCCAGAGCACATCGCCGCGGAGGCGCGACGCGGCGATACCCGAAATTTCCGTCAGCCGCGCATCAGCGATCACACCGGTGGGTCTGGACGCGAGGTACAGTGTATCCCCGGAAATCGGAACCTTCGTCGTGTCCACCGGCACCGGGTCGGGTGTCGCTGGTGTCGGCTCACTGCAACCCGAATGCAGGGCAAAAAGCGCGGCGAACGCGAGACGGGAAGTCCTCAGAAGAAACGTGTGTATTCGGAGCATCATGCGCCCTTCCAATTCATCATTCAAAGTACAAAATCCTGAGCAGCATCGTAAGCGGGTGCGGAGAGCGAAGAGCAGAGAGCACGTATCCGCGAGACGCACGTATGCGCAAGCACCGGAACTCCGCTACCGGTGCGATTCCTCCTCCCCACGTAATACTCCTCTGCGCCTCCTGAGCGTAGTCGAAGGGGCGCCTCTGCGTTACCCTCCCCTCCTCTGC
Proteins encoded in this region:
- a CDS encoding zinc ribbon domain-containing protein, with product MPIFEYRCNDCANTFDILHKGAENQDLIQCPECHSKNAVKKFSTFAASVGSTASSFDAGCATGSCGVPSYGGGCANGMCGLG
- a CDS encoding DUF6132 family protein → MNTLAIARKMLPVVIGTGAGYAYWYFIGCLNGSCPITGTWYTSTLYGALVGATWLLPGKKKTKNTTTEHIPSDQQPEQR
- a CDS encoding DUF362 domain-containing protein, yielding MQHHDTDRRDFLRTLALGGFVATVLPHIPSGFLHAEDPPLTPKTNIAEALAVPRTAQSMPGLYPGRVVDVQDDTCVANGVPDNERAMKMLERAMLELTGAASLKEAWLRFVTPEDYIGLKVNPVAGKLLSTSHAITLAVIAQLEQAGIPRDRIVIWDRREFELHETGFTREAYPGIRIWGAECKDASGSFYDERKMLYSLDRIDESVYYWADCEESYDEETLPYMINEGKFSYFHSLLTQELTKVINIPILKNAGSSVTLCMKNLAYGAISNTARLHKQLWAETCAQVPCFEPLRDKTVLNIVDGMIGCYNGGPAANPQFITEFKRILVGSDPVATDRVGYDIVLAKRIAEGVQKQESPRAIGFMTMAESYKLGVADPARITHVKTSLKG
- a CDS encoding rhodanese-like domain-containing protein — encoded protein: MKVPSSLKSVALLLTVIAVVSYASACAQQGGIPSSTVTQMRDAIAKKGPGKVIVLDVRTAPELTSELGKLDGIVHIPLSELSSRVNELAKYKSSEIHVICRSGNRSVAATQILRQKGYTAFNVQGGMLSWRSTFGSVNK